The Actinobacillus suis ATCC 33415 DNA segment CGCAATCACTTCTTGTATAATCTTTAACTGGAACGGTTTAATTTGCCATTGTGCGCCTAAATTATTCGCTGGCACAGCAAGGCAATATTCAAAAAAGGCAATTCCCCAGCTAATCAATACAATTTGCCATAACGGTAATGGCGTCGCTGACGGTTTAATATGCCAATACCAAGCAAATGTCATTAAGGTATTAGAAAGCGTTAAAAGAGAAATTACAATTAACCAACTCATTATTTTTCCTTCTCAACTTGCAAAATTTTAGCGATTTTTAACCGCTTGTAAGATCAAAAAAGCACACTCGAGAGTGTGCTTTTTTTCGTATCAATTCAGATTATTTCTGGCGCATTGCAGGGAATAAGATCACATCACGAATTGACGGTGCGTTTGCAAAAATCATTGCTAAACGGTCGATACCTAAACCTTCACCAGCTGTCGGCGGTAAGCCGTGCTCTAATGCTACCACGAAGTCTTCATCTTTAAACATTGCTTCGTCATCGCCCGCATCTTTCGCTGCAACCTGAGCATCAAAGCGTTCTGCTTGGTCTTCCGCATCATTCAGTTCTGAGAAACCGTTACCGATTTCACGACCACCGATAAATAACTCAAAGCGATCTGTTACTTCTGGATTTTCATCATTACGGCGTGCAAGCGGTGAAATTTCCGCTGGGTGTGCCATTAAGAAAGTCGGTTGAATTAATTGGTGTTCCGCAACTTCTTCGAAAATGGCATTTACTACTGAGCCTAAGCCCCAAGATTTTTGGATTTCAATACCTAAACCTTTAGCAATTTCTACTGATTTTTCGAAGCTATCTAAATCCTCACGTGTAATGCCGTTACCGTATTTTACGATCGCATCGTGCATGGTGATACGCTCGAATGGTTTACCGAAATCGAACACGTATTCACCGTAAGGAACGGTTGTCGTGCCAAGAATATCAATCGCTAATTTACGTAATAATTCTTCGGTGTTATCCATTAAATCGTGGTAATCCGCATACGCTTGATAGTATTCG contains these protein-coding regions:
- a CDS encoding DMT family protein, with the translated sequence MSWLIVISLLTLSNTLMTFAWYWHIKPSATPLPLWQIVLISWGIAFFEYCLAVPANNLGAQWQIKPFQLKIIQEVIALVVFSVFAVVYLNEGFKLNYLLSFICILGAVYFAFQK